GGTAGTTCGACTGGTCGTCGACCGCGACGACCTGAGGGCCGGCGCCGACGGCGAAGAGCGTCTCGGTGTGGGTGGCCGAGAGGGAGACGATCCGTTCGGGCTTCTTGGCGAGGGTGACCTTGCCGTTGCCCGCCTCGATCGTGACGGGGAATCCCGCCGAGGAAGCGGGGGCGGTGCCTGTGGGGGCGGCGGTGGTGGTGGGGGTGGTGGTCTGGCCGCATCCGGCCAGGACCAGCGTTCCCAGCAGCGCGCCCGCGAAGGCCGTGCGTACGGGCCTCACGAGTAGTCCTTTCACACTGTTCGGAACCGAGAGACCCGCGTTTGAGCGACGGATCACCCTTTTCCACGAGGGTTGATGACGTCGGCGCAGAGGCAGGCGACCTGGCTATGACAGTTGCGGGACAGCGCCGGATTCGCACCGGACTTCGCTGCAGCACTGCGCGTCGGACAAACGCTATCAATGCTCCAGATGCGCGCGACGTCAAGGGGCGAGTTGGGCCTCCGCCTCGGTGATGATCGCCTGGAGTCTCAGTCCGTGGGCGGCGTCGAGGGGGTGGCCGCCGCCGTTCCGCACGGTCTCGGCGAACTCCGCCACGAGGGTGACCATGGGGTCGTCGTCGAAGGGCTGGAGCACGGCGCTGCCGGCGCGGCCGTACACGGCGAACGTGGACGGCGGCGGGTCCCCGGCGGCGGCCATGCACAGCGACGCCTCGCTGACCGCGCCGCCCTCGTGCTCGAGCAGCAGTCCGGTCCAGCCGAGCGGGTCGCCGTGCGCGCGCACCCCGGTCACCCGGCCCAGTGCGGCGTCGAGCAGGTCGATCACGTGCGGCCCGACGTCGAGCAGCGCGCCCTTGTCGAGCCGCCACGGGGTGGCGTAGGGGTGGTCGCCGAGCAGGACGCCGGAGATGTTCACGGCGTGGCCGCCGAACGCCTGGATCTCGCGGCACCGGGCCAGGAACGCGCGGGTCTGGGCGGCGTACCGCATGGTGAGGACCATCTGGGAGGCCACGCCCGCCTCCGCGACGGCCTCGGCGAGGCGCCGGGCGCCGTCCAGCGTGTCCGCGAGCGGCTTCTCCAGCAGCAGCGCCTTGCCCGCGCGGGCGGCGCGGACGCCGAGCTCGGCCTGCACGGCGGGCGGCACGCAGAACGCCACGGCCTCGCAGGCGTCGAACAGCTCCTCGATCCGCTCGAACACCGGCGCCCCGAGCCGGGCGGCGGCCTCAGGCCGGCGGGCCCACACCCCCGCCAGCCGCGTGTGCGGCCCCCTGGACAGCATCGGCGCGTGCGCCCGCTCGGCCCACGGCCCCGCTCCGACCAACCCCACCGCCACCGGCTCCATGAAACCTCCCTTTTGTGGTGGATTTTTCCACATTGCGTATGGCGATCTTTGTAGCATGTACGGCTGTACGGCCTCTTACCGGATGTAAGGGGCAAAGTCAGCTTCCAACGGGGAATCAAACAATGCGAAAAAGCGTCATCAGTACGCTTCTGGCGGGCTTAGTGCTGGCCGCCTCGACCGGGGGAGTCGCCTCGGCGGAGCCGAGTCCCGAAACCTCGACCCCCGCACCCATCGGCTGGGCGGCGTGCGGCGACTACGGCGGCGAATGCGCCACGATCAAGGTCCCGGTCGACTACGCG
This genomic interval from Nonomuraea helvata contains the following:
- a CDS encoding Gfo/Idh/MocA family oxidoreductase — its product is MEPVAVGLVGAGPWAERAHAPMLSRGPHTRLAGVWARRPEAAARLGAPVFERIEELFDACEAVAFCVPPAVQAELGVRAARAGKALLLEKPLADTLDGARRLAEAVAEAGVASQMVLTMRYAAQTRAFLARCREIQAFGGHAVNISGVLLGDHPYATPWRLDKGALLDVGPHVIDLLDAALGRVTGVRAHGDPLGWTGLLLEHEGGAVSEASLCMAAAGDPPPSTFAVYGRAGSAVLQPFDDDPMVTLVAEFAETVRNGGGHPLDAAHGLRLQAIITEAEAQLAP